A window of Mucilaginibacter robiniae genomic DNA:
TTGAAGGTGGCACCTTAACAGCCATGATGAAAGGTAAAAAGCTGGTGCTTACCGACGAAAAAGGAGGCATGTCGACCGTAACTATTAAGGATGTGTTCCAGAAGAACGGCGTTATCCACGTAGTAGATACTGTACTGATGCCAAATTAAGTTCTTTCATATAAATTATATTGGAAGCCCGGCTGCCTTGAGCGCCGGGCTTTATTTTTGTCAGGTGGTTATCAATAATTAAGGTTACATAACCGACATATTAATTTTAGATTAGCTTTGTATATTAAATTATTGTGAACATGGGCTTGATTCTGCATCCGATTGATCGCGTAGATCATATCAGTAAAGAAGATTTTGTAAATAATTACCTGAATCCCCGCAAACCGTTGGTTATTCGTAAAGCTACGGAAAGCTGGCCGGCTTTACAGAAGTGGACATTTGAATATTTGAAAGAAACCGTTGGCGACCAAGTAGTGCCGTTATATGATAGTTCAAAAGCTGATCCTACCAAGCCTATTAATGCTTCAGCTTCTGAAATGAAGTTTGGTGATTACATGGACCTGATACAGAAGCAACCTACCGATCTGCGTATTTTCCTGTTCGACCCGATTAAACATGCTCCCGGCCTGCTTGATGATTACCGCTCGCCTAAAGATTTAATGGGCGGTTTTTTGGATAAGTACCCGAATATGTTTTTTGGCGGTGCGGGTTCGGTTACGTTTTTGCACTATGATATTGACTTGGCACATATTTTCCATACGCATTTTCATGGCCGTAAGCACATTATTTTGTTTGATCAGAAATGGAGCGAGCGGTTGTATTGCATTCCGTTTGCTACTTATGCGCTGGAAGATTATGACATTGAGAATCCTGATTTCAGCAAGTTTCCGGCACTAGATGGTATAGAAGGCCAACAAATCATTCTAGAGCATGGCGACACGCTGTTTATGCCAACCGGTTACTGGCATTGGATGAAGTACCTGGATGGTTCTTTCTCTATCTCACTACGTGCCTGGGATAAATCATGGGCTATTAAGGCTAAAAGTTTATACAACCTTACCGTTCAGCGCAAGTTTGATAACTTCATGAAAGCCAAATACAAAAAACGCTACATGGACTGGAAAGAGCATTTAGCTGTTGAACGTGCCAATAAGGCGTTGGCCACTGGTCAGCCCAAATAGAGCTTGCTAAAGCGTTGGTAAAAAGAAAAAGCCTCATTGCTCTGATATTTGCAATGAGGCTTTTTTTATTTCTCTACCCTAACATAATCAAAATCAGCGTACCCAGCCGTTTTCTGCGCTGTAGGGTTTAGACAGAAAACGCCTACTTTGGCACCTACCCAAAAACCTTTATCTGCCTTATACTGGTCGCCCAATGACTTATAATTCTTGCCATCGGTACTGTAAGTATAGCGGTATGTAGCATCTGCGTTCACCCTTACACTGAACCATAAAGTTTGTGTACTGACTGGAATACGGGTTAATTGCTTATGTGGCTGATATATTTTATTAACACGCTTAGCTTCATCAATAGTTAAATATAAAGCGCCTTGTTCTTTTTGCAGGCAAATACAGGTATAATCGTTGCCAAAAACCACTAGCCCAGCCCGTTCACCGTTGGTAGTTAGATGAGCCGACATTTGTGTAGTGGCCTGAAAAGTCGGAGCCATAAACTTTTGCATTAACAAGTTACCGGCATAAACCAAACTGCCGGTATCGGTAGCAACAGGTGTTGCATACAAGCGCATTTGCCCTGAGTGGGCAGTTAAGGAATACCAGGCTTCATTCTGTTCGGCTTGCCACTGCCATTGTAAGCCCAAACTGTTTTGTGTAAATTCGTCAGAGGTTTGCGGCACAGCACGCGGATAAGTGCGCCCAACATTAGGTTTACGGTAAGTCAGCACCGGTTCGCCAATGCCATCTCCATCTGGGTCGGCACCTATTATAGGCCAGCCATTTTTGCAAACGGCGGGCTGCAAGTGGGTGATGCGGCCGTAAGCACCTTTATCCTGAAAGTGAATAAACCACCACTCGCCAGTTTGCGTTTGCACCAAGCCACCTTGATGCGGACCGTTCACCTCAGTTTTACCTTGTGCCAGTACAATTTTATCTTCATATGGACCATAGATGTTTTTGGAACGAAAAACGGATTGCCAACCGGTAGATACGCCACCTGCCGGAGCAGCAAAATAATAGTAGCCATCACGCTTATCCATAAATTTGAAGCCTTCCAGTGTAGGTTGTTTTTGCTTGTTCTGATAGATGAGTACACCGGTATCTAGTAATGACCGCCCATCAGCCGACATTTTATGTAGAATAGCTGGTCCGGCTCCTTTTTTACCATGTAACAGGTAAGCTTGCCCATCCTCATCCCAAAACGGACAAGGATCTTCCCAATTGGCTATATTTTTCACCACATGCAAATCCCACTTTTTAGTGGGGTTAGTAGTTTCAGCCATGAGCAGACCTTCAGATGGGGTACAGAAATATACATAATATTTTCCGTTATGGTAGCGGATAGAAGGCGCCCAACTCCCCTGCCCATGCTGTGGCTGCTTGTACCGGTCAAATGGCAAGGTGGTATATACATAATTGATAATAGTCCAGTTCACCAAATCTTTAGAGTGCAACACCGGTATGCCGGGCTGACAGGTAAAACTGGAAGCTACCATTAGTAATCATCACCCGTACGTAACACATCCGGGTCGGAGTAATCGGCATAAATAATGGGGTTTTTGTAAGTACCATTCCCGTTATCGGGTTGCCAAACCTGGGCGTACAGGTGCGTAAAGCCACAAAACAGTAGTACAATAGTCAATAAACCTTTCATAGGTATTTAGATGCAAAATTGGTTCAAGTACAGGCCGGGATAGCCGAACCAATAATACCTATTATTTACCACTTTTACTATTCATTAACTACGCACGCTATCACCTATGCTTGGTTACCCCTACTTGCTGGCAGTATTCCAGTACCGGGCAGGTAGAGCATTTGGGCAAATTACCCGTACAAATATGTTTACCGAAAGGCATCAGCAAGCGGTTAATATCAATCCATTGTTCCTGCGGCACTTTGAGTTCCAGTTGCAGCAACGTTTTTTCGGGCTGACTAGCCTTGATGTAGCCCCAACGGTTTACCACTCGGTGTACATGAATATCCACACTGATAGCTGGCAGGTGGGCAGCAATGCCTAAAGCTAGGTTAGCACATTTAGGTCCTACACCTTTTAAGTCGGTAAGTACTTTATAATCGGCAGGTAATTGGCCGTTGTATTGCTCAACCGCAGTTTTGGCTATACCCAGCATGGTATAAGCTTTTTGGCCTGGGTAAGATGAGCCATATAATAGAGTTTCCAACTCTTCAGGGCTTAACTTCAACAGTTCCTCAGGCGTACGTGCTTTGGCAAACAACCGTAAAGACACGGGTATGGAAGTTTCATCCAGCGTACGGATGGAGATAATGCACGAGATTAACTGTTCGAACAGCGAGGTATAACCTTGCTCGTATAAATCAAACATTGCCGCCTTAGGATAAGCTGCAACAGCCTCGGCAATACGGCCCAACATGGTATCTAAATCAAACGGCTTTTTCATCATTAATGCTTGTAATAAGCACAGCGGATAAAAAATGTTTTCCAACTAGCATAGCTAAGCAGACTACCTCATCAGTTACACAGCCCCCTACAATAAGTTATCGTGAGTGTTACAGGTGTTACATGTTACAGAGTGTAACACCCTGTAACACTGACAAACCATTGGCAGTGGTGGCATTGTTTTGTCAGTATTGTATGTACCTAACAAATTCACCATCAATTGAATAAACTCATGAAACCTTATTATTCTATTCAAAACTTCCCCATGGTAAAATCTTGATTCTTGACTCTATACTCTTGATTCTGTCTTTAAGAAGTATGATCTACCACAATCTTCCATTGCCCTTTAATCTTCCTGAACCATAAGGTAAAATAGCCACCGGGCTCATCCTTTTCACGTTTCAGGTGCCATCCTCCCATTACAAAAGCGTTGGTAGCATCCAATAGTTGTACTTTCAGGATATGGAAAGTAAGCTGCCCCATAGCTGCTTTACCAGGGTAAACTTTCTTGTAGTGGGCTAAGGTATTTTGCCAACCATAAGTAGGTGCACCTGTTCCTACAAACATGAGCGAGTCTGATTTCCAGTAACCTTGCATAAAATCTTCTACGTCGCCACGGTTCCAGGCCTGTCTTTGAGTTTCCAGCACTTTTAGAATGGCTTGCCTATCCTGAGCGAAACAGAAACAGGAAATAAGCAGCAAAAAGCAAGAGAGTACATAGTTTTTCATAACCTAAAAGTAAACAATTTCGCCGCCCAAACCTTTTAGCTTTACACTTTTTGATTAAGCTTTAAAATACATGAGCAAGCAGGTACTATGCTTCGGCGAAGTTTTGTGGGATGCCTTTGGTGAAGAGAAAAAAGCAGGCGGAGCACCGCTTAATGTAGCCCGTCAGCTACGTCAGCAAGGCATTAATGCCGTTTTAGCCAGCCGCATAGGTACAGATGAGTCCGGCACTGATCTGCTTAACTTTTTGCAGGAAAACCAACTGGCTTCACCACTAATACAGCAGGATGATGAACTACCTACTTGTGAGGTTACTGTGCGCCTGAATGAAAATCATCATGCCAGTTATTACATTCCTGAGCCAGTATCATGGGATAATATACAACCGGATAGTAATTTATTAGAGCAAGCTCAGCAATCCTCAGCTATTGTATTCGGCAGCCTGGCTTGTCGGCAACAAACCACTCGCAATACTCTGCTTGATTTACTGGATGAAGTAAATATTCCTTTAAGGGTGTTGGACGTAAACTTACGCCCACCACACTATGCGCTGGATACTATACAAACGCTGGCCGCTAAAGCTAATGTAATTAAAATGAACGAAGAGGAAGCTGCCTTGCTAATTGGCGGTAGCAACCGATCATTAAAAGAGCAGATTATCGAATTTCGTTATAAGTATAATCCGCAAACTATTTGTGTAACCCGTGGCGAAAATGGCGCTATTGTGTGGCATGATGAAGAGTTTTATGAACACTCTGGCTTTGAAGTAAAGGTAGAAGATACCGTTGGTGCAGGTGATGCATTTTTAGCAACGCTGCTAACTGGTTTGATAGCCGAACAACCTATGCAGCAAACGCTGGAAAAAGCTTGTGCTGTAGGTGCCTATGTAGCCAGCCATCGTGGTGCTAACCCCATTTACCAAGAAAGCAGCATACAAGAAATTATAGCTTCCGGACTACAACGCTAGGTTTATTAATTTGTAAAAGTTTCTAATTAAAATTCACTTGACAATGCATTGCTCTTGAAGTAGTTTCTCTATTGTCATGGGTTTATATAAAATCAATCATTCTATTTCAGCCTTAAACTTTAGTCAATTTTTTTCCGTTAATTTATTTTTAAAGAAAGGCACATTATGCGTGGTTTTGGATTTTCCAAATACGTTCCCCGCGAAATACCCAAAGGCGGATTTGATGAATTATTAAAGTTATTTCTGGAATTGCTCAACTATACATCGGGCGATGCCGGCGAAGCTTTAGCCTGGCTGAATGAGCTGGACAAACAATACAATATTACCAATGACGAGTATGGCATGGGTAATTTTATTGACGACCTGAAACAGAAGGGCTATCTAAGCGAAGATAATCAGAATGGCGAGTTTAATATTACCGCCAAAACAGAGCAAAGCATCCGGCAATCGGCGCTGGAAGAAATTTTCGGTAAGCTTAAGAAGTCAGGTAAAGGCAATCATCGTTCGCCACAATCTGGCCAGGGTGATGAAAAGAATTCTGAGCGGCGTGAATTTGAATTTGGCGACAGCTTGGATCAGATTGATATGACTCAATCTATCCACAACGCACAGGTTAATCATGGTATCGGCGATTTTATGATGACCGAGCGTGACTTGGAGGTAGAGGAAATGGACTACAAAACCCTGACCTCAACCGTGCTGATGATTGACATATCGCACTCCATGATTTTGTATGGTGAAGACCGTATTACGCCTGCCAAAAAGGTAGCGATGGCACTGGCCGAACTGATTCGTACCAAGTACCCTAAAGATACTTTGGATATTGTAGTTTTTGGTAATGATGCCTGGCCCATCAGCTTACAGGATTTGCCGTATTTACAGGTTGGCCCTTACCATACCAACACTTACGCCGGGCTGGAACTGGCTACTGATTTGCTGCGCCGTCGCAAAACGCAGAACAAACAAATTTTTATGATTACTGACGGTAAACCTACCTGCTTAAAGGAAGGCACCAAGTATTATAAAAACAGTATTGGTTTAGACCGCAAGGTGGTGAATAAAACGTTGAACATGGCGGCACAATGTAAACGCCTGAAAATACCGATTACTACATTTATGATTGCTCGCGACCCTTACTTACAGCAGTTTGTACGCAAGTTTACCGAAACCAATGGCGGCCGTGCTTTCTATAGCTCATTAACCGGCTTAGGTGAGTACATATTTGAAGATTACATTAAAAATCGTCGTAAAACAGTAAGATAAATGTGGAGTCCGGAAAACGGTGAGTCCGTGAGTCCGGAAGCAGAAAATACGTTACAACTTAACATACCGCTGGACTGACTCACCGTCTTCCGGCTTTAATGAAACCAACGGACTATTCGACTCACGGATTTCCGCACTACTTAAAAAAGAATGAATAAATTAGATATTAAAACCCTCGGTCAGTTAAAGCAAACCGATTATCGCAGCCGTTCTGTTAAAGACGAGCTGAGAGAAAACCTGATTTTACAATTACAAAAACACGAAGGTGGCTTTGAAGGCATTGTAGGTTATGAGGATACCGTAATTCCTGATCTGCAAACTGCCATTCTATCGCGCCATAATATTTTATTGTTAGGTTTACGCGGACAGGCTAAAACCCGTATTGCCCGCCTGCTGGTTAACCTGCTGGATGAGTACGTACCCTATATTGCTGGTTCTGAATTGTATGATGACCCATTGGCACCTATTTCATGGTATGGCCATAATGAGGTAGAAACTAAAGGCGATGAAACGCCGATTGCCTGGGTACACCGTTCCGAACGCTACACCGAAAAGCTGGCTACACCAGATGTTACCGTAGCTGACTTAATTGGCGACGTTGACCCGATTAAAGCTGCTACATTGAAGTTGACGTATTCTGATGAGCGTGTAATCCACTTTGGTTTGATTCCACGTGCACACCGCGGCATATTCGTGATTAACGAGCTGCCCGATTTACAGGCTCGTATTCAGGTATCTTTATTCAACATTTTGCAGGAAAAAGATATTCAGATACGTGGTTTCAAACTGCGCCTGCCGCTGGATTTACAGTTTGTGTTTACCGCCAACCCGGAAGATTATACCAACCGTGGTTCCATCGTAACGCCGCTGAAAGACCGTATTGAAAGCCAAATATTAACTCACTATCCGCGTTCGGTTGAAATTTCGCGTAAAATCACCCAACAGGAAGCTTTATTATCGCCTGAACAACGGGTAGCCGTTGAGGCTGACGGCTTAGTAAAAGATTTGGTAGAACAAATTGCTTTTGAGGCTCGTAACTCTGAATATATCGATAAAAAATCGGGCGTTTCAGCTCGTTTAACCATTTCCGCTTACGAAAACCTAATTAGTAATGCCGAACGCCGCATGATTATCAATGGTGAGAAAAACACTTTTGTACGCATCAGCGACTTTTTAGGCGTTATCCCGGCCATTACCGGTAAAATTGAGTTGGTGTATGAAGGCGAGTTGGAAGGTCCGGCTAAAGTGGCTAATATTTTAATTGGCAAAGCTGTACGTACCTTAATGCTCCAGTTTTTCCCTGACCCGGAAAAATCTAAGAAAAGCAAAAAAGCCAACCCGTACAATGAAGTGGTTAGCTGGTTTGCCAGTGGCAACAACCTGTCATTGATTGATGGTTTACCTTTGGCTGAGTATAAAAAAGCGTTAAATTCAGTTACCGGCTTAAAAGATCTGGTTAAACAGTTCCATCCGCGCCTGAGTGAAACACAGCAATTATTGCTGATGGAGTTTGTGTTGCATGGCTTGGCTGAGTTTTCACAATTGAACAAAGGTTTCTTGGATAATGGCTTTGCCTTTTCAGATATGTTCGACAGTTTATTCAACATGCAGCCTGAAGATGATGATTTAGAAGACGATGATCGTTACTAGTAATTAAGCATCCGCTATATAAATACGCTCGCCGATGCGGGAAGTAAAGCTTTACCTGAATTTTGCCTGAACAATTCAACGATCAGTGCACAGATGGGCTTCGCTTCTCGCATTGTCGTTTTATATTAGCAGCAAATATTAAAACACAATTTATGGAGGGGCAAGCGCCTACAATCATCCTCATTTGTATCGGCCTGTTAATAGCCGACTTTTATATTACTAACGGTTTACGGGGAGCGCTAAAAAAATGGCGTTTTCTGCAAAGTAAATCCTTTCTGGTAACGTACTGGGTTGTATCCATTCTGCTGGTCATTGGGCTGATAGCCGGTGTTTACTTTAAGTTTGGGTTAGGCATAAAAGGCGCCATTTTACTTTTGTTCTTCTTATTACTGGCTTGTAAGGCTTGTATTTTACCTTTTATTGTGATAGATGATTTGCGCCGCTTAGCCATTTGGCTTAACCGGAAACGCTCAAAACCTGAATTAGTAAAAGCTTCAACAGATGACCAGCCAAAGCCTAACGCTATTCCACGTTCAGAATTTCTATTAAAAGCCGGTCTTTTAGCCGGGGCACTACCTTTTGCAAGCTTGGGTTATGGCATTATCAATGGCGTATATGATTATCGGGTGAGATATTGCAATTTATACTTGCCCAATTTACCTAAGGTATTCGATGGCATTAAGCTGGGGCAGATATCAGACATTCATTCCGGTAGCTTTTATAATAAGAAAGCCGTAACTGGTGGTGTTGATTTATTGATGCGGGAAAAGCCTGACTTCATCTTCTTCACCGGGGATTTGGTTAATGCTATATCGAGCGAGATGCGCGACTACCAGGATATTTTTGCCAAGGTAAAAGCGCCTCTGGGCGTTTATTCCTCCTTAGGCAACCATGATTACGGCGATTATGCCTGGTGGCCAGATGCAGCCGCCAAAAAGAAAAACATGGATGATCTCATAGCTACCCACAAAAATATGGGCTGGGATTTGCTGATGAATGAAAACCTCCGCTTGAAAGTAGATAATGAAGAAATTGGCATTTTAGGCGTAGAAAACTGGGGCCAGTTGAGCCGTTTCCCTAAATATGGCCGTATGGACTTGGCGGTGAAGAACACCGATGATTTACCGGTAAAGCTCCTACTCTCACATGACCCTTCACACTGGCGGGCACAGGTACTGCCGCAATATCCGCAAATTGATGTGATGTTTTCTGGCCATACGCATGGTATGCAGTTTGGCGTACGTACCGAACATTTTGAATGGAGCCCTATTGAGTTTGTGTATAAAGAATGGGCCGGGCTATACCGTGAAGGTGCGCAGCAAATCTATGTTAACGTAGGTTATGGCTTTTTAGGCTATCCGGGCCGTGTAGGCATCTTACCTGAGATTACCATATTTACCTTAAAGTCAGGCATCGATCCGGCATTAAAAAACAAAGTATAATTTTTTTAAACAAAGAAAGGCTGCGTATCATTGCATGTATAACGATGAAGAAAATACTGCAACCTGCCTTTGACTTTTTGCTGTTCAGCAATATCTTTATGGCACTGTGTGCAGTAGCACAGGGGCTGGTCACTTTTTACTTGATTGGGTCGCCACCAGTGTACCCGGTATTGGCTTTACTTTTCACTTCTACGCTAGGGTTATATAACTTCTGCATTCTTATTATTCGGCCTAAGCATCCTGAACAATCCCCTTACCAGCGCGTACGTTGGTTTTTTGCTCGGCACCGGTTAATGATTAGTATTACTATTGTTGCCTTACTATCGTTAATCCCTTTATTCTTCTTACTCTCCCGAAATTCAGAGTTCTTGTTAATTTTTTTATCGGCCCTGTCCTTCGGCTATGGCTTGCCACTGTTTACCAGTGGTAAACGAAAATCAGGATTACGCCATATACCTGGCTTAAAACCCTTGTTGATTACCTTGGTCTGGACATTGAGCTGCGTGTTGCTGCCAGTCCTGGAAGCTCATTATCAGCATCTGGATGGTATATCCACCAGAGATACCATTATACTCATAGCCAAGCGCTTTATGTTTATAGCTGCTTTAACCGTGCCTTTTGATATTCGTGATTTATTTCAGGACCAGATAGCCGGACTTAAAACCATACCCGTAGCCTTTGGAGAGAAAAAGGCTTATCTGTTTTGCCAGGTATTGTTAGCTGGTTATATTGTGCTACTCTTCCTGTTCAGAAACAATGGCTTTAATGCTGATTTTTGGGCACTTACCCTTACGGCCTTATTAACCGGATGGCTTATTTTTAAATCAACCCGGGCGCGCGACGAATACTATTATTTCTTTTACCTGGATGGCGTGTTGATTTTGCAATACGTAGCCTTGTTAATCTTTAAAGCAATCAGCTATGGCATCTAACTACCACAATGCCGCCTGGTTTTATGACCCACTATCTTATCTCGTTTTCGGGAAGGCACAGGTTAAAGCACAAAACCATTATTTAACTCATATACCAGCCAACAGCCGCTTGTTAATTGTAGGTGGCGGAACGGGGCAGGTATTAGAGGCCCTAACCCAAATACACCCCAACGGCTTACATATTACGTATGTGGAAATAGCTTCCGGCATGGTAGCCAGAGCGAAGAAAAGAAACTACGGCCAAAATCAGGTTGATTTTATAACGGCTGATATATCAGCCGTAAACTTTGGCAATGAATATTTTGATGTGGTGCTTACGGCTTTTCTGTTTGATAATTTCAAAGAGCCTGCCTTACAAACTGTTTTCAGGCACATACACCAGCAACTTAAACTTACTGGTTTGTGGTTGAATACCGATTTTCAGCTTACAGGCCCGGTGTGGCAAAAATGGTTATTGAAAACCATGTACCTGTTTTTTAAAATTTTGTGCCGAATAGATACCACCAACTTACCAGATACGCGTACTTACTTTATGAAGTACCATTATGACAAGTTAGCACAGAAAAGCTTTTATGGTCGGTTCATTTCGGCTTGGCTATACCAAAAACAGGCGCTATAAGCGCCTGTTTGAATTGTTACTCGTACACAAATTTGTACCCTACCCCGCGTACCGTTTGTAGAAACTGCGGAGAATCAGGGTTGCTTTCAATCTTTTTACGCAAACGCACAATATGCATATCCAGCGTGCGGGTGTTTACATCGGCATTGTAGCCCCACACTTCCATCATCAGCTCTTCGCGGTTAATTACCTTGTTTTTATTTTTCAGGAAATATAGTAAAATGCGGTTCTCCAAAATGGTTAACTCCACTTTTCGGCCACTCTTAATCAGCAAGTGCGTGTTGGGGTGGTGCTCCATATCGGCAAACCGATACACTTCTGATTTTTCGTTGCTATTAAGCGAAAACTTAATTTTATTATCAATCATGGCCACCAGCACATCCATATTGAAGGGTTTGGTGATATAATCAGATACACCAAAGTTGTAAGCTTCAATCTTGTCTATATCCTGTGCTTTAGCCGTCATCATGATCACTAGCTTATCAAAACCTTGCTCACGAATCTCCGCGCACACCTCCGACCCCTGCTTACCAGGCAGCATCCAGTCCAGCAAAACAATATCGGGCTGGTTTTCTAATATTACCTTTTCGGCCTCAATACCGTTGGCGGCTTCCAGTACTTTATACCCTTCGGTTTCCAAACGTTCGGCTACTAAAAAGCGCAGATTTTCGTCGTCTTCTACCAGTGCTATTTTAATTTCTGTGTTCATGTTTTAACTTTCGTAAGGCAGTGTTATCATAAATTCAGTGCCCTCATTCAGCTTACTTTTTACGGTTATGTCTCCGTTCATAAAGTTAACCAGTTCTTTGCAAAAAGCCAAGCCCAAGCCTACGCTTCCATTTTGGTTATATTGGTTTTCTATGCGGTAAAACTTTTTAAAGATATTATTTATTTCGTTTTTCGGAATACCTATGCCCTTATCGGCAAACGAGAATAAAATATTACGCCTTTCATGAGTAATGGTGATATGCAACTCTTTACGGTCGGGGTTAGAGTATTTATAAGCATTCTCAATCATGTTCTGAAATATACTGCCTAATAACACCGGATCGGTGTAAAAGTTGTACACGCTGCTTACTTCGTAACTCAGTTTAAAGTTCGGATATTTAATGCTGAACGTGTCTATATACTTCTTAACAAAATTTTCCAGGTGTATTTCTTCCTTATGCAGTTTGATGGAGCGGTTTTCAATCTGCGTAAAGGAAAGCAGCTTGTTCATCAGATCATTCAGCTTG
This region includes:
- a CDS encoding UbiA prenyltransferase family protein; translation: MKKILQPAFDFLLFSNIFMALCAVAQGLVTFYLIGSPPVYPVLALLFTSTLGLYNFCILIIRPKHPEQSPYQRVRWFFARHRLMISITIVALLSLIPLFFLLSRNSEFLLIFLSALSFGYGLPLFTSGKRKSGLRHIPGLKPLLITLVWTLSCVLLPVLEAHYQHLDGISTRDTIILIAKRFMFIAALTVPFDIRDLFQDQIAGLKTIPVAFGEKKAYLFCQVLLAGYIVLLFLFRNNGFNADFWALTLTALLTGWLIFKSTRARDEYYYFFYLDGVLILQYVALLIFKAISYGI
- a CDS encoding metallophosphoesterase, with the protein product MEGQAPTIILICIGLLIADFYITNGLRGALKKWRFLQSKSFLVTYWVVSILLVIGLIAGVYFKFGLGIKGAILLLFFLLLACKACILPFIVIDDLRRLAIWLNRKRSKPELVKASTDDQPKPNAIPRSEFLLKAGLLAGALPFASLGYGIINGVYDYRVRYCNLYLPNLPKVFDGIKLGQISDIHSGSFYNKKAVTGGVDLLMREKPDFIFFTGDLVNAISSEMRDYQDIFAKVKAPLGVYSSLGNHDYGDYAWWPDAAAKKKNMDDLIATHKNMGWDLLMNENLRLKVDNEEIGILGVENWGQLSRFPKYGRMDLAVKNTDDLPVKLLLSHDPSHWRAQVLPQYPQIDVMFSGHTHGMQFGVRTEHFEWSPIEFVYKEWAGLYREGAQQIYVNVGYGFLGYPGRVGILPEITIFTLKSGIDPALKNKV
- a CDS encoding carbohydrate kinase family protein, which produces MSKQVLCFGEVLWDAFGEEKKAGGAPLNVARQLRQQGINAVLASRIGTDESGTDLLNFLQENQLASPLIQQDDELPTCEVTVRLNENHHASYYIPEPVSWDNIQPDSNLLEQAQQSSAIVFGSLACRQQTTRNTLLDLLDEVNIPLRVLDVNLRPPHYALDTIQTLAAKANVIKMNEEEAALLIGGSNRSLKEQIIEFRYKYNPQTICVTRGENGAIVWHDEEFYEHSGFEVKVEDTVGAGDAFLATLLTGLIAEQPMQQTLEKACAVGAYVASHRGANPIYQESSIQEIIASGLQR
- a CDS encoding cupin-like domain-containing protein; the protein is MGLILHPIDRVDHISKEDFVNNYLNPRKPLVIRKATESWPALQKWTFEYLKETVGDQVVPLYDSSKADPTKPINASASEMKFGDYMDLIQKQPTDLRIFLFDPIKHAPGLLDDYRSPKDLMGGFLDKYPNMFFGGAGSVTFLHYDIDLAHIFHTHFHGRKHIILFDQKWSERLYCIPFATYALEDYDIENPDFSKFPALDGIEGQQIILEHGDTLFMPTGYWHWMKYLDGSFSISLRAWDKSWAIKAKSLYNLTVQRKFDNFMKAKYKKRYMDWKEHLAVERANKALATGQPK
- a CDS encoding YybH family protein, producing MKNYVLSCFLLLISCFCFAQDRQAILKVLETQRQAWNRGDVEDFMQGYWKSDSLMFVGTGAPTYGWQNTLAHYKKVYPGKAAMGQLTFHILKVQLLDATNAFVMGGWHLKREKDEPGGYFTLWFRKIKGQWKIVVDHTS
- a CDS encoding sigma 54-interacting transcriptional regulator, coding for MNKLDIKTLGQLKQTDYRSRSVKDELRENLILQLQKHEGGFEGIVGYEDTVIPDLQTAILSRHNILLLGLRGQAKTRIARLLVNLLDEYVPYIAGSELYDDPLAPISWYGHNEVETKGDETPIAWVHRSERYTEKLATPDVTVADLIGDVDPIKAATLKLTYSDERVIHFGLIPRAHRGIFVINELPDLQARIQVSLFNILQEKDIQIRGFKLRLPLDLQFVFTANPEDYTNRGSIVTPLKDRIESQILTHYPRSVEISRKITQQEALLSPEQRVAVEADGLVKDLVEQIAFEARNSEYIDKKSGVSARLTISAYENLISNAERRMIINGEKNTFVRISDFLGVIPAITGKIELVYEGELEGPAKVANILIGKAVRTLMLQFFPDPEKSKKSKKANPYNEVVSWFASGNNLSLIDGLPLAEYKKALNSVTGLKDLVKQFHPRLSETQQLLLMEFVLHGLAEFSQLNKGFLDNGFAFSDMFDSLFNMQPEDDDLEDDDRY
- a CDS encoding endonuclease III domain-containing protein, with translation MMKKPFDLDTMLGRIAEAVAAYPKAAMFDLYEQGYTSLFEQLISCIISIRTLDETSIPVSLRLFAKARTPEELLKLSPEELETLLYGSSYPGQKAYTMLGIAKTAVEQYNGQLPADYKVLTDLKGVGPKCANLALGIAAHLPAISVDIHVHRVVNRWGYIKASQPEKTLLQLELKVPQEQWIDINRLLMPFGKHICTGNLPKCSTCPVLEYCQQVGVTKHR
- a CDS encoding vWA domain-containing protein — its product is MRGFGFSKYVPREIPKGGFDELLKLFLELLNYTSGDAGEALAWLNELDKQYNITNDEYGMGNFIDDLKQKGYLSEDNQNGEFNITAKTEQSIRQSALEEIFGKLKKSGKGNHRSPQSGQGDEKNSERREFEFGDSLDQIDMTQSIHNAQVNHGIGDFMMTERDLEVEEMDYKTLTSTVLMIDISHSMILYGEDRITPAKKVAMALAELIRTKYPKDTLDIVVFGNDAWPISLQDLPYLQVGPYHTNTYAGLELATDLLRRRKTQNKQIFMITDGKPTCLKEGTKYYKNSIGLDRKVVNKTLNMAAQCKRLKIPITTFMIARDPYLQQFVRKFTETNGGRAFYSSLTGLGEYIFEDYIKNRRKTVR
- a CDS encoding glycoside hydrolase family 43 protein, with the protein product MVASSFTCQPGIPVLHSKDLVNWTIINYVYTTLPFDRYKQPQHGQGSWAPSIRYHNGKYYVYFCTPSEGLLMAETTNPTKKWDLHVVKNIANWEDPCPFWDEDGQAYLLHGKKGAGPAILHKMSADGRSLLDTGVLIYQNKQKQPTLEGFKFMDKRDGYYYFAAPAGGVSTGWQSVFRSKNIYGPYEDKIVLAQGKTEVNGPHQGGLVQTQTGEWWFIHFQDKGAYGRITHLQPAVCKNGWPIIGADPDGDGIGEPVLTYRKPNVGRTYPRAVPQTSDEFTQNSLGLQWQWQAEQNEAWYSLTAHSGQMRLYATPVATDTGSLVYAGNLLMQKFMAPTFQATTQMSAHLTTNGERAGLVVFGNDYTCICLQKEQGALYLTIDEAKRVNKIYQPHKQLTRIPVSTQTLWFSVRVNADATYRYTYSTDGKNYKSLGDQYKADKGFWVGAKVGVFCLNPTAQKTAGYADFDYVRVEK